One window of Papaver somniferum cultivar HN1 chromosome 9, ASM357369v1, whole genome shotgun sequence genomic DNA carries:
- the LOC113313504 gene encoding uncharacterized protein LOC113313504 yields the protein MVDWRRNNQFDNNYRDTPSTSARSQNKKPPTGPWQPSVPQWEKKFCTMVGSVPWGKIVEAKKMMSYYDNVVQWNDSAGEEAFHNAKSRFWAEINGLPCDISLPDPNTYIDDIDWHSKIDPELILDLDRAPMAPDNWGREGKAGFEGSTLIFMNKPVPCTGWGDADEDLVRTANDSSPGTGVRDDNNYNSTNEDRNPWECSQPVESSRTGWGDAEEDPIRARNNVSSGTGYRDRSTSSERNPWDMNLPGDNLVSEDKKWGEKSWAWKQWGNNSKESDGFDSRRTGGGWGQWEGNWRKREGATQNMSRYKTSRFLSDDQYELGGGWKNGGRGRKRVNFAYERPLIDKKPFVQRPWNPVHQIGHHGSAEAGNNLWRSWDKQVS from the exons ATGGTTGATTGGAGAAGAAATAATCAATTTGATAACAACTATCGGGATACTCCTTCTACATCAGCTAGATCGCAGAACAAGAAACCTCCTACTG GTCCATGGCAACCATCTGTACCACAATGGGAGAAGAAATTCTGTACAATGGTAGGTTCAGTTCCATGGGGGAAGATAGTGGAAGCCAAGAAAATGATGTCTTACTATGACAATGTTGTGCAGTGGAATGATTCTGCTGGTGAAGAGGCCTTTCATAATGCAAAATCTCGTTTTTGGGCGGAAATTAATGGTCTCCCTTGCGACATTTCTCTGCCTGATCCGAATACTTACATTGATGATATCGATTGGCACTCCAAAATTGATCCTGAGCTAATATTGGACTTGGACCGAGCGCCCATGGCTCCTGATAATTGGGGAAGAGAAGGAAAGGCTGGTTTTGAAGGTAGTACCCTCATTTTCATGAATAAACCTGTTCCGTGTACTGGATGGGGTGATGCAGACGAGGATCTAGTCAGGACTGCTAACGATTCATCTCCTGGAACTGGTGTTAGAGATGATAATAATTATAATTCAACCAATGAAGATAGAAATCCCTGGGAGTGTAGTCAGCCTGTGGAAAGTAGTAGAACTGGATGGGGAGACGCTGAGGAGGATCCAATCAGGGCAAGGAACAACGTATCATCTGGAACAGGTTACAGAGACAGGAGTACCAGTAGTGAACGAAATCCATGGGATATGAATCTTCCTGGAGATAATCTAGTTTCTGAGGATAAAAAATGGGGTGAGAAATCATGGGCTTGGAAGCAATGGGGTAACAATAGTAAAGAATCTGATGGTTTTGATTCTAGAAGAACAGGTGGCGGTTGGGGCCAATGGGAAGGGAATTGGAGAAAGAGAGAAGGTGCCACCCAGAATATGTCAAGGTATAAAACATCAAGGTTTCTGAGTGATGATCAGTATGAATTGGGCGGAGGATGGAAGAATGGTGGCAGAGGgaggaaaagggtaaacttcgcTTACGAGCGTCCTCTGATTGATAAAAAACCTTTTGTTCAGCGACCTTGGAACCCTGTTCACCAAATCGGTCATCATGGATCTGCTGAAGCTGGCAATAATCTATGGCGCAGTTGGGATAAACAGGTTTCTTGA
- the LOC113311035 gene encoding UDP-N-acetylglucosamine--dolichyl-phosphate N-acetylglucosaminephosphotransferase-like, producing MPARRRGPAATSSISEEPVIVPSPISEEPVIVPSKLPEIASVSAVFFALFFYLLFKHYKIEHDLKRSILINLGLSFVGFIISLILIPVASRYVLRRNLFGYDINKKGTPQGLIKVPESLGIVIGVVFLVVAIVFQYFNLTQDSNWLVEYNAALASICFMILLGFIDDVLDVPWRMKLMLPSIAALPLLMAYAGHTTIIIPKPLIPYVGLEILDLGGIYKLYMFLLAVFCTNSINIHAGINGLEVGQTAVIASAIMIHNVMQIGASSDPEYKQAHAFSIYLAQPLLTTSLGLLCFNWYPSSVFVGDTYTYFAGMSMAVIGILGHFSETLLIFFLPQVLNFLASCPQLFGFINCPRHRLPRFDPETGLLTGTRDGTLVNIFLRLFGRCTEKQLCIRLLGFQALCCVFCFGLRHFLAGWYK from the exons ATGCCTGCTCGAAGACGAGGTCCAGCGGCAACAAGTTCAATTTCTGAAGAGCCGGTGATTGTTCCAAGTCCAATTTCTGAAGAGCCAGTGATTGTTCCTTCAAAACTCCCTGAAATTGCATCAGTTTCAGCTGTATTCTTTGCCCTATTTTTCTACTTGTTGTTTAAACATTACAAAATTGAACATGATTTGAAGAGATCTATTCTTATCAATTTAGGTCTTAGCTTCGTGGGTTTCATCATCAGTCTGATTTTGATTCCTGTAGCCTCACGTTATGTACTCAGACGAAATCTCTTTGGTTATGATATCAATAAGAAGGGTACCCCTCAAGGTTTAATCAAAGT GCCTGAATCTTTGGGCATTGTTATCGGGGTTGTTTTCTTGGTTGTGGCAATAGTGTTTCAGTATTTCAACTTAACACAAGACTCCAAT TGGCTTGTGGAGTACAATGCTGCATTAGCATCCATCTGCTTCATGATCCTTCTTGGATTTATTGACGATGTCCTTGATGTCCCCTGGagaat GAAATTGATGTTGCCTTCAATTGCAGCACTTCCCCTCTTGATGGCGTATGCTGGACATACAACTATCATCATACCAAAGCCTCTCATTCCATATGTTGGACTTGAGATTTTGGACCTTG GTGGCATATATAAACTGTACATGTTCCTTTTGGCTGTATTTTGTACGAACTCCATCAATATTCACGCTGGTATTAATGGCCTTGAAGTTGGACAGACAGCTGTAATTGCATCTGCT ATTATGATACATAATGTAATGCAAATTGGAGCATCGTCCGATCCTGAGTATAAACAGGCTCATGCTTTCTCCATTTACCTGGCACAACCCTTACTCACCACCTCATTAGGCTTACTTTGTTTTAATTG GTACCCGTCTTCAGTTTTTGTTGGTGACACCTACACATACTTCGCTGGAATGTCTATGGCTGTAATTGGCATACTTGGCCACTTCAG TGAAACCCTCCTGATCTTTTTCTTGCCTCAAGTTCTAAACTTCCTTGCATCTTGTCCTCAG CTTTTTGGATTTATCAACTGCCCACGACATCGTTTGCCTAG GTTTGATCCTGAAACAGGACTACTAACTGGCACTAGAGATGGAACGCTTGTTAATATCTTCCTAAGATTGTTTGGTCGGTGCACGGAGAAACAACTTTGCATTAGGCTTCTAGGATTCCAG GCTTTGTGCTGCGTCTTCTGTTTTGGCTTGAGGCATTTTCTTGCTGGTTGGTACAAGTGA